A single Nostoc sp. PCC 7107 DNA region contains:
- a CDS encoding class I SAM-dependent methyltransferase produces the protein MAKFLFTNFPSLFIKKEVITIKTAEYSTLQLYLASNIGADVDAKSILTYPISNESPAIEANSYYFGHPEWAKNYFEACHRNDIFKSRWQAATGSWDDKIIVDIGCGPGNIFATLGGKPKLLIGVDVSYGGLEMAQSLGYTPVLADAHNLPFVSGFADIVAVNATLHHCDQMDVVLAEAARLVRPGGILITDHDPHRSAWNFQGLGMWLWQLRLGLYRFIKRGGHASAAEQSWGLATEVHHRPGDGVTAEMFHRTLEPLGFTVKTYPHNHQLGTETFEGNYGQSEWKYRFAQLLSGINPNSSEAALSLMCVATRHTE, from the coding sequence TTGGCTAAGTTTTTATTTACCAATTTTCCTAGTTTATTCATCAAAAAGGAGGTAATAACTATCAAAACTGCTGAATATTCCACCCTACAACTTTACCTTGCATCGAATATTGGTGCTGATGTAGATGCAAAAAGCATTTTAACTTACCCCATCTCTAACGAGAGTCCGGCAATCGAAGCCAATAGCTATTATTTTGGGCATCCAGAATGGGCAAAAAACTACTTTGAAGCTTGCCATCGTAACGATATATTCAAATCTCGCTGGCAAGCAGCTACGGGTAGTTGGGATGACAAAATTATCGTGGACATCGGTTGTGGCCCTGGTAATATCTTTGCCACACTTGGCGGTAAACCAAAATTACTCATTGGTGTGGATGTGAGTTATGGCGGACTGGAAATGGCGCAAAGTCTGGGCTATACACCTGTGTTAGCAGATGCCCATAACTTGCCTTTTGTCTCTGGTTTTGCTGATATTGTGGCGGTAAATGCGACATTACATCATTGTGATCAGATGGATGTAGTTTTAGCAGAAGCAGCACGTTTAGTTCGTCCTGGGGGAATCTTAATCACAGACCATGATCCTCATCGCAGTGCTTGGAATTTCCAAGGGTTAGGGATGTGGTTATGGCAGTTGCGTCTGGGACTTTATCGGTTCATTAAACGCGGTGGTCATGCTTCCGCCGCAGAACAAAGTTGGGGGTTAGCAACTGAGGTTCATCATCGACCGGGGGATGGAGTCACAGCAGAAATGTTTCACCGAACTTTAGAACCCCTTGGGTTTACCGTGAAAACTTACCCTCACAACCATCAGCTGGGTACAGAAACTTTTGAGGGTAATTACGGCCAGTCGGAATGGAAGTATCGCTTTGCTCAATTACTGTCAGGGATCAATCCTAATTCATCAGAAGCAGCCCTATCGTTGATGTGTGTGGCTACGCGACATACTGAGTAA
- a CDS encoding MFS transporter, producing the protein MGRLIGQTDKTPVSLGLLGAAAFMVIADVRVIDPLLHIIANEFNVGVGSAAVIVSAYTIPYGLFQLVYGPLGDRIGKLKVITAALTAFAVGTALCAFVSNIALLTLLRFLTGMFAAGIIPVTLAYIGDNFPYTERQAAIGKYLSALVLGQILGGSLGGIFGEYISWRDIFLLFGIVSLAIAGLLWRGTRNFRDGNRSTERFSLATFKPYYQLLTQPTARTVIIAVFIEGFCLMGAFAYVGAFLRDRYGLPYVTIGFMLSSFGLGGLIYSRSVKWLVQRLGETRLMGVGGWSMCICFLAIALLHNWLLFIPFCTLMGLAFYMMHSTLQTQATELAPEARGTAVSLFAFNLFIGQGIGAAVFGRVVDNFGYAPCFIIAGIALAILATWLFKKGKPEEAARG; encoded by the coding sequence GTGGGTAGGTTAATAGGGCAGACAGATAAGACACCTGTATCTTTAGGACTTTTGGGTGCTGCTGCTTTTATGGTGATTGCTGATGTGCGGGTAATTGATCCGCTGCTGCATATTATTGCCAACGAATTTAATGTTGGTGTTGGTAGTGCGGCGGTGATTGTCTCGGCCTATACGATTCCTTATGGATTATTTCAGTTAGTTTACGGCCCGTTGGGCGATCGCATCGGCAAATTAAAAGTGATTACAGCCGCATTAACGGCGTTTGCCGTGGGTACAGCCCTTTGTGCGTTTGTCTCCAATATTGCCCTACTAACTTTACTGCGGTTTCTCACAGGAATGTTTGCCGCAGGTATTATCCCTGTGACATTAGCTTATATCGGTGATAATTTTCCCTATACAGAACGTCAAGCCGCCATTGGCAAATATTTAAGTGCGTTGGTACTGGGTCAAATTCTCGGCGGTAGCTTGGGTGGGATATTTGGCGAGTATATTAGCTGGCGCGACATCTTTTTATTGTTTGGGATTGTTTCTTTAGCGATCGCTGGTTTACTATGGCGAGGAACGCGTAATTTTCGAGATGGCAATCGTTCTACAGAGCGATTTAGTCTGGCAACATTCAAGCCATATTATCAATTACTAACTCAACCAACGGCCCGAACAGTGATTATCGCCGTATTTATTGAAGGCTTTTGCTTGATGGGAGCATTTGCTTACGTTGGTGCATTTCTGCGCGATAGATATGGCTTACCTTATGTAACCATTGGGTTTATGTTGAGTAGTTTTGGTTTGGGTGGCTTAATTTATAGCCGCAGCGTTAAGTGGTTAGTGCAGCGGCTAGGTGAAACTCGACTGATGGGAGTTGGTGGCTGGTCAATGTGTATTTGCTTTTTAGCGATCGCATTATTACACAATTGGCTATTATTTATTCCCTTCTGCACCTTGATGGGGTTGGCTTTTTATATGATGCACAGCACCCTGCAAACCCAAGCCACCGAACTAGCACCAGAAGCACGAGGTACAGCAGTCTCGTTATTTGCCTTTAACTTATTTATCGGTCAGGGAATTGGTGCGGCCGTCTTTGGGAGAGTGGTAGATAATTTTGGCTATGCACCTTGTTTTATCATTGCCGGAATTGCCCTTGCCATACTCGCAACTTGGTTATTTAAAAAAGGCAAACCAGAAGAAGCGGCTAGAGGTTAG
- a CDS encoding glutathione binding-like protein, whose amino-acid sequence MIELYYWTTPNGHKITIFLEEAELPYKIVPINIGAGEQFQPDFLKISPNNRIPAIVDHEPAGGGAPVSVFESGAILLYLAEKTGKLIPPDIRKRVEVLQWLFWQMGGLGPMAGQNHHFSTYAPEKIEYAINRYVNETARLYAVLNKQLADKEFIAGDYSIADIAAYPWIVPYERQSQKLADFPNIQRWFEAIKARPATIRAYEKAEAFKNQALDIDKSRNLLFNQSAKTVTN is encoded by the coding sequence ATGATTGAGCTTTACTATTGGACAACGCCCAACGGTCATAAAATCACGATATTTCTGGAAGAAGCGGAATTACCTTACAAAATTGTGCCTATCAATATAGGTGCTGGGGAGCAGTTTCAACCAGACTTTCTCAAGATTTCTCCTAACAATCGTATCCCGGCGATCGTTGACCATGAACCAGCCGGTGGGGGTGCGCCAGTTTCAGTATTTGAATCAGGGGCAATTTTGCTTTATTTAGCCGAAAAAACCGGGAAATTAATTCCTCCAGATATTAGAAAACGAGTAGAAGTACTGCAATGGCTGTTTTGGCAAATGGGGGGTTTGGGGCCAATGGCCGGACAGAATCACCACTTTAGTACCTACGCTCCCGAAAAAATTGAATATGCAATTAACCGCTATGTCAACGAAACAGCACGCTTATATGCAGTGCTAAATAAGCAACTAGCAGATAAAGAATTCATTGCTGGTGATTATTCCATTGCAGATATCGCCGCTTATCCTTGGATTGTGCCTTATGAACGCCAAAGTCAAAAATTAGCAGATTTTCCCAATATCCAACGCTGGTTTGAAGCAATTAAAGCTCGTCCTGCAACAATTCGTGCCTACGAGAAAGCCGAAGCATTCAAAAATCAAGCTTTAGATATCGACAAATCACGAAATTTGTTGTTCAACCAATCAGCAAAGACAGTTACAAATTAA
- a CDS encoding nitroreductase family protein, whose amino-acid sequence MNPITQTKALDVPSAILQRRSIKTFKTDPIAPELLKQLVELTVAAPSSFNIQDWRIILVQDEGQKAALAAASWNQKQIIEAPVTFVFAADSSAGEQDLTPILDQGLQTGAWNEGTVNYFRNSIPQFQAGLGDKRREYAIKDAIIASTHLVLAAESLGLSTCFMNGWIEDKVKEVIGATDDPNLAIAVIVPVGYAAEPRLNPGRLPFSHNVFVDKVGNPYQG is encoded by the coding sequence ATGAATCCAATCACTCAAACAAAAGCTTTAGATGTACCCAGCGCTATTCTTCAGCGTCGTTCTATTAAAACTTTTAAAACAGACCCTATCGCACCAGAATTACTCAAGCAACTGGTAGAGTTAACGGTAGCAGCACCCAGTAGCTTTAATATTCAAGACTGGCGAATTATTCTGGTGCAAGATGAAGGGCAAAAAGCAGCCTTAGCCGCAGCATCTTGGAATCAAAAGCAAATTATCGAAGCACCTGTAACTTTTGTATTTGCAGCTGATTCCAGTGCAGGGGAACAAGATTTGACTCCAATTTTAGACCAGGGATTGCAAACTGGCGCTTGGAATGAAGGTACTGTCAACTATTTTAGAAATTCTATTCCGCAATTCCAAGCTGGTTTAGGCGACAAACGGCGGGAATATGCTATCAAAGATGCGATTATTGCTTCTACCCATTTAGTATTAGCAGCCGAAAGCTTGGGGTTATCTACCTGCTTTATGAATGGCTGGATTGAAGACAAAGTTAAAGAAGTAATTGGTGCAACAGATGATCCAAATTTAGCGATCGCTGTTATCGTTCCTGTAGGTTATGCCGCAGAACCTCGCTTAAATCCTGGCCGCTTACCATTTTCTCACAACGTATTTGTAGATAAAGTCGGTAATCCATATCAAGGTTAG
- the trxA gene encoding thioredoxin: MSSVTNVTEATFKPEVLDSEVPVLVDFWAPWCGPCRMVGPVVDEVATEYEGQVKVVKVNTDQNPTVASHYGIRTIPTLMIFKGGRQVDTVVGAVPKSTLTKTLAQYISQQ; the protein is encoded by the coding sequence ATGTCATCTGTTACAAATGTCACAGAAGCCACTTTCAAGCCAGAAGTTTTAGACAGTGAGGTACCAGTTTTAGTGGATTTTTGGGCTCCTTGGTGTGGCCCTTGTCGGATGGTTGGGCCAGTTGTTGATGAAGTTGCCACCGAATATGAAGGACAGGTAAAAGTAGTGAAGGTGAACACGGATCAAAATCCCACTGTTGCCAGCCATTACGGAATTCGCACTATACCTACACTTATGATATTTAAGGGTGGTCGGCAAGTGGATACGGTTGTTGGTGCAGTGCCAAAATCTACATTGACTAAGACTTTAGCACAGTATATTTCACAACAATAA